One region of Pseudomonas sp. B21-040 genomic DNA includes:
- a CDS encoding asparaginase, translating into MDFPAHVPLAVATRNQHVERIHWGSVAVVDTEGALLAYAGDPGAMMFSRSTLKPFQAVPFVRDGGVEHFGFSDDQVAVMCASHSGEASHVNAVSSMLAKIRHEVTDLGCGCHLPDFYSAGNLPPAGFHFDQRHHNCSGKHTGFLAYCRLHGLASDSYLAPDHPLQRDIQRVVASLSGVPENQFWAGTDGCNAPNLGMPLSRLALLWARLASGDAGSDASLSAVLQRLFDAMRRNPQMVSGTGRSDLGITLASNGDWVAKTGADGVQTVGIRSRGLGVAVKVSDGDFPAVFAITIAVLKQLGVLEQESESPLLAPWADPALNNCNGAPVGQLKATVQLKFV; encoded by the coding sequence ATGGATTTTCCTGCACATGTTCCATTGGCTGTTGCTACTCGAAACCAGCATGTGGAGCGGATTCACTGGGGATCAGTAGCTGTTGTTGATACCGAAGGGGCTTTGTTGGCCTATGCGGGCGATCCGGGAGCGATGATGTTTTCCCGTTCAACGCTCAAACCGTTCCAGGCCGTTCCTTTCGTGCGTGATGGCGGTGTCGAACACTTTGGGTTCTCCGATGATCAAGTCGCCGTCATGTGTGCCAGTCACTCCGGGGAAGCATCGCACGTGAATGCCGTGAGCAGCATGTTGGCGAAAATCCGGCACGAAGTGACTGACCTGGGGTGCGGCTGCCATTTACCGGACTTCTATAGCGCGGGCAATCTGCCGCCGGCTGGCTTCCACTTCGATCAACGCCACCACAACTGCTCCGGGAAGCACACCGGGTTTCTTGCCTATTGCCGCCTTCACGGGTTAGCCAGTGATTCCTACCTGGCACCGGACCATCCCTTGCAACGTGACATCCAGCGTGTCGTCGCATCGCTGAGCGGTGTTCCGGAAAATCAGTTTTGGGCGGGCACTGATGGCTGTAACGCGCCAAACCTCGGGATGCCTCTGTCACGACTTGCGTTGCTGTGGGCGCGACTGGCCAGCGGTGATGCCGGTTCCGACGCCAGCCTCAGCGCGGTATTGCAACGTCTGTTTGACGCCATGCGGCGCAATCCGCAAATGGTCTCCGGTACCGGCCGATCCGATCTGGGGATCACGCTTGCATCAAATGGCGACTGGGTCGCGAAAACCGGTGCCGATGGTGTGCAGACGGTAGGTATCCGTAGTCGAGGGTTGGGTGTGGCGGTGAAAGTCAGCGATGGCGATTTCCCTGCCGTGTTCGCCATCACCATTGCCGTACTCAAGCAACTGGGAGTGCTGGAGCAGGAAAGCGAAAGCCCGTTGTTGGCGCCCTGGGCAGATCCGGCATTGAACAATTGCAACGGCGCGCCGGTAGGCCAGTTGAAGGCTACGGTGCAATTGAAGTTTGTCTAG
- a CDS encoding LysR family transcriptional regulator, which translates to MEHRPIEFGFATSAKATLKMINEIARIDHLAVMRALVKVVELGTFSAAARELHVSPSTLTRMITTLEKSLNTILLHRTTHIVALTEAGQIYHARALSMIADLDDTLRVVSDLNLAPSGPLKLTSPVAFGRRFLAPLIAPFLQMYPGIQMDLRLTDNHNDMILGGFDLDIHEGENHLENLIAYPISRNDSLLCATPDYLARCGHPQTPAELSQHNCLIYLHPDSDPHWYFTKDDVKHSIFPKGNLQSDNSELLLEAVCGGLGIAEFEIWLVRDLLLSGELQIVLAHYRFVNSLTGRQIYMAYLPNRRYSTKVRVLRDFLETRLKGIGELPPELFQHNEE; encoded by the coding sequence ATGGAACATCGTCCGATAGAATTCGGTTTTGCAACCAGCGCAAAGGCAACTCTGAAAATGATTAATGAAATTGCACGTATTGATCACTTAGCTGTAATGAGGGCACTGGTCAAAGTAGTGGAGTTGGGCACCTTCTCCGCGGCAGCCCGAGAACTGCATGTCTCCCCTTCGACATTGACCCGAATGATTACAACGCTGGAAAAGTCGCTGAACACAATCCTTCTTCATCGCACAACACACATCGTCGCCCTCACCGAGGCTGGGCAGATTTATCACGCCCGCGCGCTGTCGATGATTGCGGATCTTGACGACACGTTACGTGTCGTCAGTGACCTCAATCTTGCACCAAGCGGCCCGCTGAAACTGACTTCGCCCGTGGCTTTCGGCAGGCGCTTCCTTGCACCGCTGATCGCGCCTTTTTTACAGATGTACCCCGGTATCCAGATGGATTTGCGTCTGACCGACAACCACAACGATATGATCTTAGGAGGCTTTGACCTGGATATTCATGAGGGCGAGAATCATCTTGAGAACTTGATCGCCTATCCTATATCCCGCAACGATTCGCTACTGTGCGCAACGCCAGATTATCTTGCGCGCTGCGGTCATCCCCAAACACCTGCCGAACTCAGCCAGCACAATTGCCTCATCTACCTGCACCCCGACAGCGACCCGCATTGGTACTTCACCAAAGATGACGTGAAACATTCGATTTTCCCAAAAGGCAATCTTCAGTCGGACAATTCGGAATTACTGCTCGAAGCGGTTTGTGGTGGACTGGGCATTGCCGAGTTTGAAATCTGGCTGGTGCGAGACCTCCTCTTGAGTGGCGAATTACAAATTGTTCTTGCGCACTATCGTTTTGTTAACTCGCTGACAGGGAGACAGATTTATATGGCTTATCTTCCCAACAGACGCTATTCCACAAAAGTTCGAGTATTACGCGATTTTCTCGAAACCCGGCTCAAAGGCATTGGTGAACTTCCCCCTGAACTCTTTCAACACAATGAGGAATAG
- a CDS encoding allantoinase PuuE codes for MVSPARDLVGYGRQRPQGTWPNGARLAISLVINYEEGSERSLAMGDPDQESMTEWGSYSIPDGTRNLAMESMYEYGSRVGIWRILDILDQQSVRATFHACAVAFEQNPDVARAAVAGGHEICSHGYRWEEVFRLTEEQEREHMRLAIESFERTCGKRPVGWYCRYGASVNTRRLVAEEGGFLYDSDAYNDDVPYFVDVEGKRHLVVPYTADVNDFRYWNSPGLSQASDFFEYMKESFEVLYEESAEGPRMMSVGLHPRMVGRPGRVRAIKQFIEYANQHSGVWFATREEIARAWLERT; via the coding sequence ATGGTTTCACCTGCACGCGATTTAGTGGGTTACGGAAGACAACGCCCGCAAGGCACCTGGCCGAATGGCGCACGTTTGGCCATCAGCCTGGTGATCAACTACGAAGAAGGTTCCGAACGCTCGCTCGCCATGGGCGACCCGGACCAGGAATCCATGACCGAATGGGGCAGCTATTCAATACCCGACGGCACACGCAATCTGGCGATGGAGTCGATGTACGAGTACGGCTCGCGTGTCGGGATCTGGCGAATCCTGGATATTCTCGATCAGCAATCGGTTCGTGCGACTTTTCATGCTTGCGCAGTGGCCTTTGAGCAGAACCCTGATGTGGCTCGCGCCGCCGTCGCGGGTGGCCATGAGATTTGCAGTCACGGTTATCGCTGGGAGGAAGTGTTTCGCCTGACTGAAGAGCAGGAGCGTGAACACATGCGCCTGGCCATCGAGTCATTCGAACGCACCTGTGGCAAGCGTCCCGTTGGCTGGTATTGCCGGTATGGCGCCAGCGTCAACACCCGTCGACTGGTCGCTGAGGAGGGCGGTTTTCTCTACGATTCCGATGCCTACAACGACGATGTTCCCTACTTTGTCGACGTCGAGGGCAAGCGTCACCTCGTGGTGCCTTACACCGCCGACGTGAACGATTTCCGCTACTGGAACTCGCCGGGGCTTTCGCAGGCATCGGACTTTTTCGAGTACATGAAAGAAAGCTTCGAAGTACTTTATGAAGAGTCGGCTGAAGGGCCTCGCATGATGTCGGTCGGGCTGCATCCACGGATGGTGGGCCGTCCAGGGCGGGTCAGGGCGATCAAGCAATTCATCGAGTACGCGAATCAGCACAGCGGTGTCTGGTTTGCTACGCGCGAAGAAATCGCCCGTGCCTGGCTTGAACGAACTTGA
- a CDS encoding MurR/RpiR family transcriptional regulator: MALPETLAELRDCIAAQHEQLTGRLRDAARFLIDNPHEIALNTVAELGKRSSIAPSAYIRLAQALGFAGFKDLQRLFRAPLQQAADTHSERIRHYGGETLLEDPSDVGGILREFSQANIVSLEHLAEGGEQANIEAAIAHLQVARTTFVIGMRRAFPVAAYLSYALSRVGRRTVHISGAGGTLPEQVSAIADDDLLIAVSFPPYAHDTVEACRQAREAGVTLVAITDSVLSPIGQMADTVIEVNDAELLGFRSLTASFCIAQTLAMGLAFSEWQSDTTFSHDRLKDIDC, from the coding sequence ATGGCCTTACCTGAAACCCTTGCAGAGCTGCGTGACTGTATAGCGGCCCAGCACGAACAACTGACCGGTCGTCTGCGCGATGCTGCCCGATTCCTGATCGACAACCCGCATGAAATCGCACTCAATACGGTAGCCGAACTGGGTAAGCGCTCTAGCATCGCGCCTTCCGCTTATATTCGGCTGGCTCAGGCGCTTGGCTTTGCAGGTTTCAAGGATTTGCAGCGGCTTTTCCGCGCACCGTTGCAACAGGCTGCCGACACCCACAGCGAGCGTATTCGGCACTACGGCGGTGAGACGTTGCTGGAGGACCCGAGTGACGTCGGCGGAATTCTGCGTGAGTTCAGCCAGGCCAATATCGTTTCTTTGGAACACCTGGCCGAAGGCGGCGAGCAGGCCAATATCGAAGCCGCCATCGCCCATCTGCAAGTCGCGCGCACTACCTTCGTTATCGGCATGCGCCGTGCCTTTCCGGTGGCGGCGTATCTGAGCTACGCGTTGAGTCGTGTGGGCCGGCGAACCGTGCACATCAGCGGTGCTGGCGGCACGTTGCCGGAGCAGGTCAGCGCCATTGCCGATGATGATTTGCTGATAGCCGTCAGCTTTCCACCGTACGCCCATGACACCGTTGAGGCGTGTCGTCAGGCGCGGGAAGCAGGCGTGACGCTGGTAGCGATCACTGACAGTGTTCTGAGCCCTATCGGGCAGATGGCCGATACGGTGATTGAGGTCAATGACGCCGAATTACTGGGATTTCGCTCGCTCACCGCTTCGTTCTGTATTGCGCAAACCCTGGCCATGGGGCTGGCCTTCAGCGAGTGGCAATCGGACACCACCTTTAGCCACGACCGGCTGAAAGATATCGACTGCTAA
- a CDS encoding cysteine desulfurase-like protein translates to MNPLDIDYVRKQFPGLAGGYAYMDNAGGSMVLSAVADRVTDYLLNSSVQLGASYQPSVDAGERVMQARHSVMQLINAEHPEEVIMGGSTTHLLQILCRAIAPSIVQGDEIIVTNCDHEANIGPWVKLCEDRGATLRVWQVNRDSCELELDDLQVLLNGKTRYVAMTHTSNILGSVNPVAEVARRVHAVGAKLCVDAVAYAPHRLVDVQASGADFYVYSFYKTFGPHFAVLWGRRYLLLELPSLNHFFIGQDVVPYKLQPGNVNYELSFGCIGITDYLLDISTRLGAQGSERKCMQAAFDAFEVQEDLLAERLLAFLRQREGVRIIGKANTSNRVPTISFVVEGVQSEAVVRRVDEHRIGIRFGDFYARRLIEALGLDQFGGVVRVSLAHYNTLEEVDRLITALDQAINALR, encoded by the coding sequence GTGAATCCTCTCGATATCGATTACGTTCGCAAGCAATTTCCAGGTCTGGCCGGTGGATACGCCTACATGGATAACGCCGGTGGTTCGATGGTGCTGAGTGCCGTCGCTGACCGGGTCACTGATTACCTGCTCAACAGCAGCGTGCAACTGGGCGCTTCCTATCAACCTTCCGTCGACGCTGGCGAGCGAGTGATGCAGGCACGTCACTCCGTCATGCAGTTGATCAACGCCGAGCATCCCGAAGAAGTCATCATGGGCGGCTCGACCACCCACTTGCTGCAAATACTGTGTCGCGCCATCGCACCGTCAATTGTCCAGGGCGATGAAATCATCGTCACCAATTGCGATCACGAGGCCAACATCGGCCCATGGGTCAAGCTTTGCGAAGACCGTGGTGCGACCTTGCGCGTATGGCAGGTCAACCGCGACAGCTGTGAGCTGGAGCTGGATGACCTGCAGGTCTTGCTCAATGGCAAAACCCGTTATGTGGCCATGACCCACACCTCGAATATTCTCGGCTCGGTCAATCCAGTCGCCGAGGTTGCGCGGCGTGTCCATGCGGTGGGCGCCAAGCTGTGCGTGGACGCCGTCGCTTATGCACCACACCGTCTGGTGGATGTTCAGGCCAGCGGCGCCGATTTCTACGTCTATAGCTTCTATAAAACGTTCGGCCCGCACTTTGCCGTACTCTGGGGACGCCGCTATCTGTTGCTGGAATTGCCGAGTCTTAACCACTTCTTTATCGGTCAGGATGTGGTGCCTTACAAATTGCAACCGGGCAACGTCAACTACGAGTTGTCATTCGGTTGCATCGGCATTACCGACTATTTGCTCGACATCAGCACCCGGCTTGGCGCGCAAGGTAGCGAGCGCAAGTGCATGCAGGCTGCGTTCGATGCCTTCGAGGTGCAGGAGGATTTGCTCGCCGAGCGTCTGCTGGCATTTTTGCGCCAGCGCGAGGGCGTTCGGATCATTGGCAAAGCGAATACCAGCAATCGAGTGCCAACGATCAGTTTCGTGGTTGAGGGCGTTCAGTCAGAGGCTGTTGTGCGTAGGGTCGATGAGCATCGGATCGGCATTCGTTTTGGTGACTTCTATGCACGGCGACTTATCGAAGCCCTTGGGCTTGACCAGTTTGGCGGGGTAGTGCGGGTGTCGTTGGCGCATTACAACACGCTGGAAGAAGTCGACCGCCTCATCACTGCGCTGGATCAAGCAATCAATGCGTTGCGTTGA
- a CDS encoding amino acid ABC transporter ATP-binding protein — protein sequence MSTLIDIENLDKYYGSFKALSNINLQVEEGEVVVILGPSGSGKSTLIRCINLLEDYQQGDIRVGGERVENGPRLSAIRSEVGMVFQSFNLYPHLTVLDNVSLAPIRVRGLSRRDAHARAKELLVKVGMGDHAHKYPSQLSGGQQQRVAIARTMAMEPRAILFDEPTSALDPEMVGEVLDVMQNLARSGVTMVVVTHEMGFARRVADRVIFMESGRIVEQNIPEPFFTAPQEPRTQAFLQAILHH from the coding sequence ATGAGCACGTTGATCGACATCGAAAATCTCGACAAGTACTACGGCAGCTTCAAGGCGTTAAGCAATATCAATTTGCAGGTTGAAGAGGGTGAAGTGGTGGTCATTCTTGGCCCGTCCGGTTCGGGAAAATCGACCTTGATTCGCTGCATCAATCTGCTTGAAGACTACCAGCAGGGCGATATTCGCGTGGGGGGCGAGCGGGTTGAAAACGGTCCGCGACTGAGCGCCATCCGTAGTGAAGTAGGTATGGTGTTTCAGAGCTTCAACCTCTATCCGCACCTCACTGTTCTCGACAATGTGTCGTTGGCGCCGATCCGGGTGCGCGGCCTGAGTCGGCGTGATGCGCATGCCAGAGCCAAGGAACTATTAGTGAAGGTCGGCATGGGCGATCACGCCCACAAATACCCGAGCCAATTGTCCGGCGGCCAGCAACAACGGGTTGCCATCGCCCGCACCATGGCCATGGAACCTCGCGCGATTCTGTTCGACGAACCGACTTCCGCGCTGGATCCGGAAATGGTTGGCGAGGTACTCGATGTCATGCAAAACCTCGCTCGGTCCGGCGTCACGATGGTCGTGGTCACTCATGAAATGGGCTTTGCCCGTCGGGTCGCCGATCGGGTGATCTTCATGGAAAGCGGACGCATTGTTGAGCAGAACATCCCGGAACCCTTTTTTACCGCACCTCAGGAACCCCGCACGCAAGCGTTCCTGCAGGCCATCTTGCACCACTGA
- a CDS encoding amino acid ABC transporter permease yields MDLLQTFFNWNVLVDSLPLMMRGLGVTILLGVVSIALGLVGGLLLALLRLYSYAPVRALARIYIDIMRSIPLLVLLVLIYYALPFVGIRLSSFAAAASALSLVSCAYSAEIFRSGIEAIPRGQFEASASQGMSFFNTMRDVVLPQAIRIVMPPMTSNCINVMKDTALASVVAMPDLLKQATQAQALAANPTPLVGAALLYLLLLLPLVQMVSWVERRNASGGKTA; encoded by the coding sequence ATGGATCTTTTGCAGACATTCTTCAACTGGAACGTGCTCGTCGATTCGCTTCCGCTGATGATGCGCGGTTTGGGCGTGACCATTTTGCTTGGGGTGGTGAGCATTGCCCTGGGCCTGGTGGGCGGGCTTTTGCTGGCATTGCTGCGGTTGTACTCCTACGCACCTGTTCGAGCGCTTGCACGTATCTACATCGATATCATGCGCTCTATTCCACTGCTGGTTTTACTGGTACTCATCTATTACGCGCTGCCTTTTGTCGGCATTCGACTGTCGTCTTTTGCGGCCGCTGCCAGTGCGCTCTCGCTGGTCTCATGCGCTTACAGCGCAGAGATTTTTCGTTCGGGCATCGAAGCCATTCCCCGTGGTCAGTTCGAAGCTTCGGCTTCTCAGGGCATGAGTTTTTTCAACACCATGCGCGACGTCGTGTTGCCACAGGCCATCCGCATCGTAATGCCCCCCATGACGAGCAACTGCATCAACGTCATGAAAGACACGGCGCTCGCTTCAGTCGTCGCCATGCCTGACTTGCTGAAGCAGGCAACCCAGGCGCAGGCACTGGCTGCTAACCCGACACCGCTGGTAGGGGCTGCCTTGCTGTATCTGTTGCTGCTGTTGCCGCTGGTACAAATGGTCAGCTGGGTTGAGCGTCGTAACGCCTCTGGAGGAAAAACCGCATGA
- a CDS encoding transporter substrate-binding domain-containing protein: protein MKTKVMLGLFMTAAVSLPAWSADWTVGANVGNVPWEFQDAKGEFVGFEVDVVKEVAKRAGKSVEFVNIPFNGLFSAVQSKRVEIAISSITITPKRLESVAFAQPYFDSDQSLTALTTSKVKSLADMNDKVVGVDTGSTGDMWIGQHKDEYKFADVSRYEGLSPAMLDLASGRIDGYVSDIPAVLYYIKDKPQYSIVARIPTGERYSLMHAKGWAMSDQVNDIISKMKEDGTLGKIHKEWFGAEADKDSSTLKVTAVLK, encoded by the coding sequence TGACGGCCGCAGTTTCTCTACCAGCCTGGTCCGCTGACTGGACCGTAGGTGCTAACGTTGGCAACGTGCCCTGGGAGTTTCAGGACGCCAAAGGTGAATTTGTCGGCTTCGAAGTCGATGTTGTAAAAGAAGTGGCCAAACGCGCCGGAAAAAGCGTCGAGTTCGTCAATATTCCCTTCAACGGCCTGTTCAGTGCCGTGCAATCCAAACGTGTTGAAATCGCTATCTCATCAATCACTATCACTCCGAAACGTCTGGAGTCGGTAGCCTTTGCGCAGCCTTACTTCGACAGCGACCAGTCGCTCACCGCACTGACCACTTCCAAGGTCAAAAGCCTGGCCGACATGAACGACAAGGTGGTTGGTGTCGACACTGGCTCTACCGGCGACATGTGGATCGGCCAACACAAGGACGAGTACAAGTTCGCCGATGTCTCGCGCTATGAAGGGCTATCGCCGGCCATGCTCGATCTGGCTTCCGGACGAATCGATGGCTACGTCAGCGACATTCCTGCGGTGCTCTACTACATCAAGGACAAACCGCAATATTCCATCGTGGCGCGTATTCCCACCGGTGAACGCTACTCATTGATGCACGCCAAAGGCTGGGCAATGAGTGATCAGGTCAACGACATCATCAGCAAGATGAAAGAAGACGGCACCTTAGGGAAAATCCACAAAGAGTGGTTCGGCGCTGAAGCCGATAAAGACTCGAGCACCCTGAAAGTGACCGCCGTCCTCAAGTAA